Proteins found in one Pelmatolapia mariae isolate MD_Pm_ZW linkage group LG7, Pm_UMD_F_2, whole genome shotgun sequence genomic segment:
- the rpl37 gene encoding 60S ribosomal protein L37, whose translation MTKGTSSFGKRRNKTHTLCRRCGSKAYHLQKSTCGKCGYPQKRKRKYNWSAKAKRRNTTGTGRLRHMKVVYRRFRNGFREGTTPKPRRAAVAASSSS comes from the exons ATG ACCAAGGGGACATCATCTTTCGGTAAGCGCCGGAACAAGACGCACACCCTGTGCCGTCGTTGTGGGTCCAAAGCCTACCACCTGCAGAAGTCTACCTGCGGCAAGTGTGGCTACCCTCAAAAGCGCAAGAGAAAGT ACAACTGGAGCGCTAAGGCCAAGAGGAGGAACACCACTGGCACAGGCCGTCTGAGACACATGAAGGTCGTCTACCGCAGATTCAG gaatGGTTTCCGGGAAGGCACCACCCCCAAGCCCAGACGCGCTGCAGTGGCCGCCTCAAGCTCATcctaa